From Arthrobacter sp. FW306-2-2C-D06B, a single genomic window includes:
- a CDS encoding isoprenyl transferase produces MEWPGFLYGFYERKLLRSLEREKIPRHIGVMVDGNRRWARQFNAPTSEGHQAGADKIHEFLGWCQELGVKVVTLYMLSTDNMNRSGEELELLMGIIANTLDRLDDDADISVHAMGAPELLPDYLAERLTKLTARTPIRERLHVNVAVGYGGRREIVDAVRELLHDAVAHGRDITELADELSVDDISRFLYTRGQPDPDLVIRTSGEQRLSGFLMWQSAYSEFYFCEALWPAFRKVDFLRALRDYAGRQRRFGS; encoded by the coding sequence ATGGAGTGGCCCGGCTTCCTCTACGGCTTCTACGAGCGCAAACTGCTCCGTTCGCTCGAACGGGAGAAGATTCCCCGGCACATCGGCGTCATGGTTGATGGCAACCGCCGCTGGGCGCGGCAGTTCAACGCTCCCACCAGCGAAGGCCATCAAGCGGGTGCGGACAAGATCCACGAATTCCTCGGCTGGTGCCAGGAACTCGGAGTCAAAGTTGTCACGCTCTACATGCTCTCCACCGACAACATGAACCGCTCGGGCGAAGAGCTCGAACTGCTCATGGGAATCATCGCCAACACCCTCGATCGCTTGGATGACGACGCCGATATCTCGGTCCACGCCATGGGCGCGCCGGAGCTCCTTCCGGACTATCTCGCCGAGCGGCTCACCAAGCTCACGGCCCGCACCCCGATCCGCGAGCGGCTCCATGTGAACGTGGCCGTCGGCTACGGCGGACGGCGCGAGATCGTCGACGCCGTGCGGGAACTTCTGCACGACGCCGTTGCGCACGGCCGCGACATCACCGAGCTGGCCGATGAACTTTCAGTGGACGACATCTCGCGGTTCCTCTACACGCGCGGCCAGCCGGACCCCGATCTGGTGATCCGCACATCGGGTGAGCAGCGATTGTCCGGTTTCCTCATGTGGCAAAGCGCCTACAGCGAGTTCTATTTTTGCGAGGCACTCTGGCCCGCGTTCCGCAAGGTTGACTTCCTGCGGGCCCTGCGGGACTACGCCGGCCGCCAGCGTCGCTTCGGTTCCTGA